One stretch of Oceanimonas pelagia DNA includes these proteins:
- a CDS encoding ABC transporter ATP-binding protein translates to MAALTINDICCSYNGKPVLDGLSLQVESNEIMCLLGASGCGKTTLLKAVAGLLPVSGGEIAINGQRVNGNGLAVVPEERNIGMIFQDYALFPHLNVAQNVAFGLQSKERNKALIKARVDEVLELVNLAGLGERYPHQLSGGQQQRVAIARALICRPQLMLLDEPFSNIDTQVRMRLIGEIRSLLKEQGISAIFVTHSKEEAFAFSDKLALFRQGHIEQVGRPQTLYQHPQTPFVADFLGQSNYVPATVHDSHTLVTPIGPIVSQAALDAEPGSEGRLLLRPRQICLTEAERGNGRVLEQQFLGAHTRCLVECQGQVLEVSINEPLPAVSGVQVSVAPHALTFFPDQAERRREVA, encoded by the coding sequence ATGGCGGCACTGACGATTAACGACATTTGTTGCAGTTACAACGGCAAGCCGGTGCTGGATGGCCTGTCGCTGCAGGTGGAAAGCAACGAGATCATGTGTCTGCTGGGGGCCAGTGGCTGTGGCAAGACCACCCTGCTGAAGGCTGTGGCGGGGCTGTTGCCGGTCAGCGGCGGCGAAATTGCCATCAATGGTCAGCGGGTCAACGGCAACGGTCTGGCGGTGGTGCCGGAAGAGCGCAACATCGGCATGATCTTTCAGGATTACGCCCTGTTTCCCCACCTGAATGTGGCGCAGAACGTGGCCTTTGGCCTGCAGAGCAAGGAGCGCAACAAGGCGCTGATTAAAGCCCGGGTCGACGAGGTGCTGGAGCTGGTGAATCTGGCGGGGCTGGGTGAGCGCTATCCGCATCAGCTTTCCGGCGGCCAGCAACAGCGGGTGGCCATTGCCCGGGCGTTGATCTGCCGGCCGCAACTGATGCTGCTGGACGAGCCCTTTTCCAATATCGACACCCAGGTGCGCATGCGCCTGATTGGCGAAATTCGCAGCCTGCTCAAGGAGCAGGGTATCAGTGCCATTTTCGTGACCCACAGCAAGGAGGAGGCCTTTGCCTTTTCCGACAAGCTGGCGCTGTTCCGCCAGGGCCATATCGAGCAGGTGGGCCGGCCGCAAACCCTGTATCAGCATCCGCAGACGCCCTTTGTGGCGGACTTTCTCGGCCAGAGCAACTATGTGCCGGCCACGGTGCACGACAGCCATACCCTGGTCACCCCCATCGGTCCCATTGTCAGCCAGGCGGCCCTGGACGCCGAGCCCGGCAGCGAGGGCCGGCTGTTGCTGCGCCCGCGCCAGATTTGCCTGACCGAGGCGGAGCGGGGCAACGGCCGGGTGCTGGAGCAGCAGTTTCTCGGTGCCCATACCCGTTGCCTGGTGGAATGCCAGGGCCAGGTGCTGGAGGTGAGCATCAATGAGCCGTTGCCGGCGGTGAGCGGCGTGCAGGTGAGCGTGGCGCCCCATGCCCTGACCTTTTTTCCCGACCAGGCCGAACGCCGCCGGGAAGTGGCCTGA